A genomic window from Gossypium hirsutum isolate 1008001.06 chromosome D12, Gossypium_hirsutum_v2.1, whole genome shotgun sequence includes:
- the LOC107947554 gene encoding endoglucanase 9-like isoform X1, which yields MSEISNLWGGTFDITLEMEDQSIESGHRHYYDRSAYQSPLEDEVKQGWLLRPAMDMEMKRKKKKRCFNINPTVLIRTLVVVAVLAGFVALVAFLATRRHHHRPPPVQDNYTIALQRALMFFNAQRSGKLPANNHVSWRGDSCLDDGNGYLNGLEGGYYDGGDAVKYSFPASFAMTMLSWSVLEYSAKYETAGELNHVKDIIRWGTDYLLKTFNSSADTIDKIVLQVGKNSSENCWIRPESINYPRPVIPCSTCPALAAEMAAALAAASIVFKDDHKYSKKLVHGADILFKFATKGEGERYAGGSDPPSNFYNSSGFWDEFVWGGAWMYCATGNSSYIDLVTSPGLAKHAEAFWGGPDHGVHGWDNKHAGAQLLMSRLRMFLDFGYPYEEMLKNFHEQICEIICSYLPGSHNFKRTNGGLIELNHGKPKPLQYVTNAAFLATLYADYLEATLTPGWQCGAKFYPKDAFRDFAKTQIDYILGRNLRHMSYVVGFSDHFPQYVHHKGASIPGYIKHQSCQEGLRWKESKKPNPNTIVGAMVGGPDKHDGFQDNRSNYNFTEPTIAGNAGLVAALVALSDGSKTGIDKNTMFYAIPPFSMPRPPRPLVGKP from the exons ATGTCAGAAATATCAAATCTATGGGGTGGTACGTTTGACATTACCCTGGAAATGGAAGATCAAAGCATCGAAAGTGGCCACCGCCACTACTATGACAGATCTGCCTATCAATCACCATTGGAAGACGAAGTGAAGCAAGGCTGGTTATTAAGACCGGCCATGGATATGGAaatgaaaaggaagaagaagaaacgTTGCTTCAACATTAATCCCACCGTGTTGATCAGAACCCTGGTAGTGGTTGCCGTGTTAGCCGGGTTTGTAGCCCTTGTCGCTTTTCTAGCAACTCGCCGTCACCACCACCGTCCACCTCCCGTTCAGGACAACTACACCATTGCTCTTCAACGTGCCCTTATGTTCTTTAATGCTCAAAGAT cTGGAAAACTCCCTGCAAATAACCATGTTTCATGGCGGGGTGATTCGTGCTTGGACGATGGCAATGGATACTTGAACGGGCTAGAAGGCGGCTACTACGACGGCGGGGATGCGGTCAAGTACAGTTTTCCTGCATCTTTTGCAATGACCATGTTGAGTTGGAGTGTATTGGAGTATAGTGCAAAATATGAAACTGCCGGAGAGCTTAACCATGTCAAGGACATAATCAGATGGGGCACGGATTACTTATTGAAGACATTCAATTCATCTGCAGATACAATAGACAAGATTGTTTTACAAGTTGGAAAAAATTCTTCAGAGAACTGTTGGATACGTCCCGAGAGCATTAATTACCCAAGGCCTGTAATACCATGTTCTACCTGTCCAGCTTTAGCTGCAGAAATGGCTGCTGCCTTAGCTGCTGCATCAATTGTTTTCAAAGATGATCATAAATACTCGAAGAAATTAGTCCACGGAGCGGATATACTCTTTAAGTTCGCTACGAAAGGGGAAGGCGAACGGTATGCCGGTGGTTCGGATCCCCCTTCGAATTTTTATAATTCGTCTGGTTTTTGGGATGAGTTTGTTTGGGGAGGAGCTTGGATGTATTGTGCAACAGGGAATTCTTCCTACATTGACCTTGTTACCAGCCCTGGTTTGGCGAAACATGCCGAGGCTTTTTGGGGAGGTCCCGATCATGGCGTACACGGTTGGGACAACAAGCATGCGGGTGCACAATTGCTTATGAGCCGGCTGAGGATGTTCTTAGATTTCGGCTATCCATACGAAGAAATGTTGAAGAACTTTCACGAGCAGATCTGTGAAATCATTTGTTCTTACCTTCCAGGGTCTCACAATTTCAAGAGGACGAATGGTGGCCTAATAGAACTAAACCATGGTAAGCCTAAACCTCTTCAATACGTCACGAATGCAGCTTTCTTGGCCACGTTATACGCCGATTACCTCGAAGCTACATTGACACCGGGATGGCAGTGCGGGGCTAAGTTTTATCCGAAAGATGCATTTCGGGACTTTGCGAAGACACAGATCGATTACATCCTGGGGAGGAATCTGCGGCACATGAGTTACGTTGTAGGATTTAGTGATCATTTCCCTCAGTATGTGCACCACAAAGGTGCATCGATTCCCGGCTACATCAAGCATCAAAGCTGTCAAGAGGGATTGCGATGGAAGGAGAGTAAAAAGCCGAATCCAAATACGATTGTTGGAGCCATGGTTGGTGGACCTGATAAGCACGATGGTTTTCAAGACAACAGGTCCAATTACAATTTCACCGAACCAACCATTGCTGGCAATGCAGGTTTGGTTGCAGCATTGGTGGCTTTGTCGGATGGAAGTAAAACCGGGATAGACAAGAACACCATGTTCTATGCCATCCCTCCATTTTCTATGCCTCGACCGCCACGGCCACTGGTCGGGAAACCATGA
- the LOC107947554 gene encoding endoglucanase 9-like (The RefSeq protein has 1 substitution compared to this genomic sequence), with amino-acid sequence MSERSNLWGGTFDITLEMEDQSIESGHRHYYDRSAYQSPLEDEVKQGWLLRPAMDMEMKRKKKKRCFNINPTVLIRTLVVVAVLAGFVALVAFLATRRHHHRPPPVQDNYTIALQRALMFFNAQRSGKLPANNHVSWRGDSCLDDGNGYLNGLEGGYYDGGDAVKYSFPASFAMTMLSWSVLEYSAKYETAGELNHVKDIIRWGTDYLLKTFNSSADTIDKIVLQVGKNSSENCWIRPESINYPRPVIPCSTCPALAAEMAAALAAASIVFKDDHKYSKKLVHGADILFKFATKGEGERYAGGSDPPSNFYNSSGFWDEFVWGGAWMYCATGNSSYIDLVTSPGLAKHAEAFWGGPDHGVHGWDNKHAGAQLLMSRLRMFLDFGYPYEEMLKNFHEQICEIICSYLPGSHNFKRTNGGLIELNHGKPKPLQYVTNAAFLATLYADYLEATLTPGWQCGAKFYPKDAFRDFAKTQIDYILGRNLRHMSYVVGFSDHFPQYVHHKGASIPGYIKHQSCQEGLRWKESKKPNPNTIVGAMVGGPDKHDGFQDNRSNYNFTEPTIAGNAGLVAALVALSDGSKTGIDKNTMFYAIPPFSMP; translated from the exons ATGTCAGAAATATCAAATCTATGGGGTGGTACGTTTGACATTACCCTGGAAATGGAAGATCAAAGCATCGAAAGTGGCCACCGCCACTACTATGACAGATCTGCCTATCAATCACCATTGGAAGACGAAGTGAAGCAAGGCTGGTTATTAAGACCGGCCATGGATATGGAaatgaaaaggaagaagaagaaacgTTGCTTCAACATTAATCCCACCGTGTTGATCAGAACCCTGGTAGTGGTTGCCGTGTTAGCCGGGTTTGTAGCCCTTGTCGCTTTTCTAGCAACTCGCCGTCACCACCACCGTCCACCTCCCGTTCAGGACAACTACACCATTGCTCTTCAACGTGCCCTTATGTTCTTTAATGCTCAAAGAT cTGGAAAACTCCCTGCAAATAACCATGTTTCATGGCGGGGTGATTCGTGCTTGGACGATGGCAATGGATACTTGAACGGGCTAGAAGGCGGCTACTACGACGGCGGGGATGCGGTCAAGTACAGTTTTCCTGCATCTTTTGCAATGACCATGTTGAGTTGGAGTGTATTGGAGTATAGTGCAAAATATGAAACTGCCGGAGAGCTTAACCATGTCAAGGACATAATCAGATGGGGCACGGATTACTTATTGAAGACATTCAATTCATCTGCAGATACAATAGACAAGATTGTTTTACAAGTTGGAAAAAATTCTTCAGAGAACTGTTGGATACGTCCCGAGAGCATTAATTACCCAAGGCCTGTAATACCATGTTCTACCTGTCCAGCTTTAGCTGCAGAAATGGCTGCTGCCTTAGCTGCTGCATCAATTGTTTTCAAAGATGATCATAAATACTCGAAGAAATTAGTCCACGGAGCGGATATACTCTTTAAGTTCGCTACGAAAGGGGAAGGCGAACGGTATGCCGGTGGTTCGGATCCCCCTTCGAATTTTTATAATTCGTCTGGTTTTTGGGATGAGTTTGTTTGGGGAGGAGCTTGGATGTATTGTGCAACAGGGAATTCTTCCTACATTGACCTTGTTACCAGCCCTGGTTTGGCGAAACATGCCGAGGCTTTTTGGGGAGGTCCCGATCATGGCGTACACGGTTGGGACAACAAGCATGCGGGTGCACAATTGCTTATGAGCCGGCTGAGGATGTTCTTAGATTTCGGCTATCCATACGAAGAAATGTTGAAGAACTTTCACGAGCAGATCTGTGAAATCATTTGTTCTTACCTTCCAGGGTCTCACAATTTCAAGAGGACGAATGGTGGCCTAATAGAACTAAACCATGGTAAGCCTAAACCTCTTCAATACGTCACGAATGCAGCTTTCTTGGCCACGTTATACGCCGATTACCTCGAAGCTACATTGACACCGGGATGGCAGTGCGGGGCTAAGTTTTATCCGAAAGATGCATTTCGGGACTTTGCGAAGACACAGATCGATTACATCCTGGGGAGGAATCTGCGGCACATGAGTTACGTTGTAGGATTTAGTGATCATTTCCCTCAGTATGTGCACCACAAAGGTGCATCGATTCCCGGCTACATCAAGCATCAAAGCTGTCAAGAGGGATTGCGATGGAAGGAGAGTAAAAAGCCGAATCCAAATACGATTGTTGGAGCCATGGTTGGTGGACCTGATAAGCACGATGGTTTTCAAGACAACAGGTCCAATTACAATTTCACCGAACCAACCATTGCTGGCAATGCAGGTTTGGTTGCAGCATTGGTGGCTTTGTCGGATGGAAGTAAAACCGGGATAGACAAGAACACCATGTTCTATGCCATCCCTCCATTTTCTATGCCTCGA
- the LOC107946044 gene encoding importin subunit alpha produces the protein MSLRPSARTEVRRNRYKVAVDAEEGRRRREDNMVEIRKNKREENLLKKRREGLLAQQPQPQQQQMLSSGVGSENKLESLPAMVVGVWSDDKNAQLEATTQFRKLLSIERSPPINEVVQAGVVPRFVEFLNRDDFPQLQFEAAWALTNIASGTSDNTRVVIDHGAVPIFVKLLDSPTDDVREQAVWALGNVAGDSPKCRDLVLGHGGLVPLLAQFNEHAKLSMLRNATWTLSNFCRGKPQPSFEQTKPALPALERLINSNDEEVLTDACWALSYLSDGTNDKIQAVIEAGVCPRLIELLLHPSPTVLIPALRTVGNIVTGDDMQTQCIIGHQALPCLLNLLTNTYKKSIKKEACWTISNITAGNVDQIQAVIEAGIIAPLVHLLQNAEFEIKKEAAWAISNATSGGTHEQIKFLVSQGCIKPLCDLLNCPDPRIVTVCLEGLENILKVGEAEKNLGHTGDVNLYAQLIDDAEGLEKIESLQSHDNNEIYEKAVKILETYWVEDEDEPLPPGDAAQSGLQFGGNQLPVPSGGFNFN, from the exons ATGTCTCTTAGACCGAGCGCGAGGACCGAGGTTCGACGGAACCGATACAAGGTGGCGGTTGATGCGGAGGAAGGTCGGCGGAGGAGAGAAGACAACATGGTGGAGATCCGGAAGAACAAGAGAGAAGAGAACCTTCTAAAAAAGCGTCGCGAAGGACTTCTTGCTCAACAACCGCAACCGCAGCAACAGCAGATGTTATCTTCCGGCGTTGGTTCCGAGAATAAG TTAGAAAGTCTTCCGGCTATGGTTGTGGGCGTTTGGTCTGATGACAAGAATGCACAGCTTGAGGCAACCACTCAATTCCGAAAGCTGCTATCAATAG AACGTAGTCCTCCAATCAATGAAGTTGTACAAGCAGGTGTTGTTCCTCGCTTTGTTGAGTTCCTTAATAGGGATGACTTCCCTCAGCTTCAG TTCGAGGCAGCTTGGGCTCTCACAAATATTGCTTCAGGAACATCAGACAATACCAGAGTTGTAATTGATCATGGAGCTGTCCCTATATTTGTTAAACTCCTAGATTCTCCAACGGATGACGTACGCGAACAG GCTGTTTGGGCATTGGGGAATGTTGCTGGAGACTCTCCTAAATGCCGTGACCTGGTCCTTGGCCATGGGGGCTTAGTGCCTCTTTTGGCACAATTTAATGAGCATGCAAAGCTCTCTATGTTGCGAAATGCTACCTGGACTTTGTCAAACTTCTGCAGGGGCAAGCCACAACCTTCGTTTGAGCAG ACAAAGCCAGCTTTGCCAGCTCTTGAGCGCCTTATCAATTCAAATGATGAGGAAGTCTTGACAGATGCATGCTGGGCTCTGTCTTATCTCTCAGACGGTACTAATGACAAAATCCAAGCTGTTATTGAGGCAGGTGTATGCCCACGACTTATTGAGCTCTTGCT TCATCCATCCCCAACGGTCCTCATTCCTGCCCTTCGCACAGTTGGAAATATTGTTACAGGGGATGATATGCAGACTCAG TGCATTATTGGCCACCAAGCTCTTCCCTGCCTCTTGAACCTGTTGACAAATACCTACAAGAAGAGTATCAAGAAGGAAGCTTGCTGGACCATCTCAAACATCACCGCTGGAAATGTAGATCAGATACAG GCTGTAATTGAGGCTGGGATTATTGCCCCTCTAGTCCATCTCCTTCAAAATGCCGAGTTTGAGATCAAGAAAGAAGCTGCTTGGGCAATTTCAAATGCTACATCTGGTGGTACCCATGAACAAATAAA GTTTTTGGTGAGCCAAGGTTGCATTAAGCCATTATGTGATCTTCTGAACTGTCCTGACCCAAGAATTGTCACGGTTTGTTTAGAAGGTCTTGAAAACATTTTGAAGGTTGGTGAAGCAGAGAAAAATCTGGGTCACACTGGAGACGTCAATCTCTATGCCCAGTTAATTGATGATGCTGAGGGATTGGAAAAGATTGAAAGCCTCCAAAGTCATGACAACAATGAAATATACGAGAAGGCAGTGAAGATTCTTGAAACTTATTGGGTGGAGGATGAGGACGAGCCTTTACCCCCTGGTGATGCTGCACAATCTGGGCTCCAATTTGGAGGCAATCAACTTCCTGTCCCCTCTGGTGGATTCAATTTCAATTGA
- the LOC107946045 gene encoding uncharacterized protein, with translation MKSRVSCVDEDDCDSCRLAYCWWRTAAEFDKCVKVKLGFPNVSILTPRLRLLRELERLALVAPDGLNELQHKLLEYRSGDFWVPTGGIRKEDMDIPPVNTILLVGFSGSGKSSLINLMYSILGRSGLIPFAQTSSGRSNYTTMYMEEHNVLRSTRSGFCIYDSRGFDYHSTREASEEMSSWMSEGIHHNQPCFRYNDRATTADDAAMENVTLRSSSNFLQREVNCVMVVANIAQIYKALKAGDLKPLEATRQLFSFPALRKSKENPLLILTHGDLLSTEERIDGRMKICEHLEISETNGVYDILCLNEYGFPVEESDPVSAYALTEAVYRALLISDRSHFPKMKFKDWAMLILLWLTRFIGFCFAFLADVCSNLGKKQKLRNEFDSRHYKLKP, from the exons ATGAAAAGCCGAGTATCTTGTGTTGATGAAGACGACTGCGACTCATGTAGATTGGCGTATTGTTGGTGGAGAACAGCTGCGGAATTCGACAAATGCGTTAAGGTGAAGCTGGGATTTCCTAATGTTTCAATTCTAACGCCTAGGCTGAGACTACTTAGAGAGTTGGAGAGATTGGCTTTGGTTGCACCTGATGGACTAAATGAGCTTCAGCACAAGCTTCTCGAGTATCGCTCGGGTGATTTTTGGGTACCTACAGGAGGGATCAGAAAGGAAGATATGGATATTCCACCAGTTAACACAATTCTCTTGGTGGGATTTTCGGGTTCAGGCAAGAGCTCGCTTATAAATCTCATGTACAGTATTCTCGGTCGGTCCGGTCTAATACCCTTTGCTCAAACATCATCAG GAAGGTCCAATTACACAACCATGTACATGGAAGAACATAATGTCCTGAGATCAACCCGTAGCGGCTTCTGCATTTATGATTCGAGAGGGTTCGATTACCATAGTACAAGAGAAGCATCGGAGGAAATGTCGAGTTGGATGAGTGAGGGGATTCATCATAATCAACCATGCTTCAGATACAATGACCGTGCAACGACGGCAGACGATGCTGCCATGGAAAACGTTACGTTGAGATCGTCTTCGAACTTTTTGCAGAGAGAAGTGAATTGTGTGATGGTTGTAGCTAACATAGCACAGATTTACAAAGCTTTAAAAGCAGGAGACTTAAAGCCATTAGAGGCCACCAGACAGCTTTTCAGCTTCCCTGCTTTAAGAAAAAGCA AGGAGAACCCTCTATTGATCTTAACACATGGTGATTTGTTATCGACTGAGGAGAGGATCGATGGCAGGATGAAGATATGCGAACATCTCGAAATATCGGAGACTAATGGAGTTTACGACATACTATGCCTCAATGAATATGGATTCCCAGTAGAAGAATCTGATCCAGTTTCAGCCTATGCCTTGACCGAAGCTGTATACAGGGCACTGCTCATCTCAGATAGAAGCCACTTTCCAAAGATGAAATTCAAGGACTGGGCAATGTTGATATTATTATGGCTAACGCGCTTCATTGGCTTTTGTTTTGCTTTCTTAGCTGATGTTTGTTCCAACCTTGGCAAGAAACAGAAACTGAGGAATGAATTTGATTCAAGACATTACAAGCTTAAACCATAA